The Juglans regia cultivar Chandler chromosome 1, Walnut 2.0, whole genome shotgun sequence nucleotide sequence AAGGAGCTTCAATTCTTTTAGTTTTGATTGCTCTCTGCACTACGAAAcgtttagatttaatttataataaaaataattttaaaatctaacgGTATGTCaagtcatttcattttataaatttatttttataaaatttcgtCATAGCTAAAGCGTTTCTCCTCAATCAAACATGGCAGGTCCCGGTTTTTGCTCGAAGAGAGGGAGGGCCAGGGAAAGAGGAGAAAACCTTGGCAGTCAGTAGTAACATTTATTCTGTTTGCTGGCTTTTGTGCATGAGAGTTCAGGTAAAGGCAAAAGAACAGTTCGATCTATGCTCACCGTGCGGCCGTGCACCTGACAGATGAATCCACCACCTCCCATAGTGACCTCATCGCAAAACCCCACCATGGCATGCTTCATTTCCACTTCATCGTTCGACTTCTCTTTTTTTAGATAGTTATGAGTTAGAGACTACGTTGGAAATCATACTCCAATGCAAAGAATACTCCCCAAGAGTGATAGCAAAATTTGGTTTGAAGAACAAGAAGACGGTCTTCAATTGGCTATTGACATTAAAGTTCAGCTTAAAGCACTGCACGCCCCAGTAATCCGAGAAGAAAACAATCAAATTATATAGATCAGAAGGATTGCAGAGATCAGTACAGAAGGATTCATATTCTATAGACAGAATAGAGTACAAAATATAAACATGAGAAAGAGAACAAGTAAAATATGGATAGATATCAACCTCCCTATCCTCAGGTGATTACTAGTATACATGGAACCTCTAAGAAACTTCCCTGAATTATTAGTGGGTGGCAACTGGAGAAGAGTTTCACATTTGCCTATTTTCCTTGTTTGATTTATACAACTTGATCGAGATCTCTTCTAACATTCACAACCCGATGATCTTTGTTGCTGTCGACCAACCACATCAATGGTGTCAGGGAGGTAGCTTCATCATCAACAGAGAGAATTGAAAATTAGCATCCACCATGATATTTGCATGTATCATTATCAGATGCAGAAACGATACTGTAAACTAAGGAATGAAGTCAGGCAAGGGATTGAAAAATCCAAATAACCAAGtatttggaaaacaaaaatggcAGGATTTTATTTAGGATACACCTTTCAAGTTCTGGCAAACACAGTAATCTTACACGATGCATTACAAACCCGAACAAAACTCTGCTATAGATGGAACCAAGACAGATTTTAAAACTTGCCCATGCAATGTGGTAGAAGTGATAGCAAAGCCATATAACTATCAATCAGGAAAGTCAAAactgattatcacaaaaataaaaaataataataataataataatggcaGGTGCATAAATTAGTTCTTACATTTCTTCTTCAGGTTCATTTTTTAGAGCATCTTTTGCTATACACTGGAAAGCAGCTTCTACATTGAAACCTTCTTTTGCAGAAGTTTCAAAATAGGGAATATTTCCCTTGGAGGCACACCATGCCCTTGCCTTCTTCTCAGATACCTGAAAGTTAGAATGAGAAGTGCATAATATAAGAACAGAGTTCAGGGAGAAATGAggacagaaaaacaaaaacatatccAGAAACCCAAACATTGACTCGCTATACAGAAACctcaaatttaaactttttactTCAACGTGCAAAAATTGCTCGAAGCAACCTTGCataaaaagtttatttcatCACTTCCTTCCGCTCTCAtggtataataatatataacatgagtTCCTGCCTGATCAACTTTGGATAATCCAATATAAAATGAGGAACCTGAGTCAGAAGAAAAGGAACTCATCTTACCACCCTACTATTGCCAGCATCAACATCTATCTTGTTCCCCAAAACAACAAATGGGAAGTTTTCAGGATCAGAAGGGCCGGCCTAAATATTAAATCCAAATCAGAAagaattcaatcacaaatacaattgaaaaTTGCATTGGTCAAATGCTGATGGATCAATAACTACCTGAATCAGAAACTCTTCCCTCCAGTTCTTGAGGTTATCAAATGATTTCATGACATTCACATCATAGACTAGAACACAACAGTCCGCCCCACGGTAAAATGCCACTCCAAGGCTTTGAAACCTTTCCTGCCCAGCAGTATCCCATATCTAAAAGTAATAGGATCACAGATTGTCAGTCTAAAACGAGAAGGAATCGGCTTACTGATCATAACATAATATTGCACAAAAGCCAAATTAATATCTGAGGTTTGGGATCATAAACCTGCAATGTAAAAAGCCTATCCTCAAATTGCACTTCTTTCGTCAAGAAATCTGCTCCAATTGTTGCTTTGTATTGATTACTGAACTTGCGATTAACAAATCTAATAACGAGTACAAGGCAAATCACGATACAAAATTGCAACAACATGTGTGTTTATGTGTGTGCTTGAATCCCAGTCCGTATGTGCATATGCAAgcaaaccatatatatattgcaagttAGAGGATACTGATTCATCAGAGAAGTCTTCCCGACCCTGCCAAAGttcaaaaaacaacaaaatgagcATTAGTAAAATTACTCCAATACAATTGAAGAAACATAAACAATTAGTATATGTTTGGTTGGTTAGAAAAGTGAAGGAaagtagggctgagcaaaaatccgactccgaatccgaccCACTCTGGCTCCGGCTCCGCTCaaactccgacaagtcggagtcggagtcggagtcggagttggagttttttccctattggaaatcggagtcagagtcggagcggagtcatTGAAgaaccgactccgactccgctccgatccgcCTCCGACTTGGCCCTCCGACtgcgcctccgattttatacatattttataaaaatgtgtttttctatatattaatcatttaaattttatacaactatatcttatatagttagttaaactcaataatatactaattaaataatatatttatactataatatatagactaaattgactaataaataataatagtttagtatatgactatatgtaaatatcatactattacaaatttacaatattactaccatgttacatgtaagttgtaacactaaattactaatgtataaatataataacatgtaatactaatgtatat carries:
- the LOC108979369 gene encoding ras-related protein Rab7-like, whose translation is MASRRRMLLKVIILGDSGVGKTSLMNQFVNRKFSNQYKATIGADFLTKEVQFEDRLFTLQIWDTAGQERFQSLGVAFYRGADCCVLVYDVNVMKSFDNLKNWREEFLIQAGPSDPENFPFVVLGNKIDVDAGNSRVVSEKKARAWCASKGNIPYFETSAKEGFNVEAAFQCIAKDALKNEPEEEIYLPDTIDVVGRQQQRSSGCEC